The Euphorbia lathyris chromosome 8, ddEupLath1.1, whole genome shotgun sequence genome has a window encoding:
- the LOC136202672 gene encoding chaperone protein ClpB4, mitochondrial → MASRRLTKSAFAAVKSSSRASKHSLHQSPSLLSRARSVSASASPFGNSAVAQFFNRVSADGNVVVANFSSVPFTRCFHSSSRRFSTATSSSQANPSEYTEMAWEGIVGAVDAAQVSKQQIVETEHLMKALLEQKDGLARRIFTKAGVDNTSVLQETDNFISQQPKVTGDTSGPRMGSQLGALLDNARKHKKEMGDNFVSVEHLVLAFHSDKRFGQQLLKSLHLSEKDLRDAIQAVRGSQRVLDQNPEGKYEALDKYGNDLTELARRGKLDPVIGRDDEIRRCIQILSRRTKNNPVIIGEPGVGKTAIAEGLAQRIVRGDVPEPLLNRKLISLDMGSLVAGTKYRGDFEERLKAVLKEVTASNGQIILFIDEIHTVVGAGATSGAMDAGNLLKPMLGRGELRCIGATTLNEYRKYIEKDAALERRFQQVFCDQPSVEDTISILRGLRERYELHHGVKISDSALVSAAVLADRYLTERFLPDKAIDLVDEAAAKLKMEITSKPTELDEIDRAVLKLEMEKLSLKNDTDKASKERLSKLDSDLDELKQKQKALNEQWDREKAFMTRIRSVKEEIDRVNLEMEAAERDYDLSRAAELKYGTLMALQRQLEEAEKNLADFQKSGKSLLREEVTDLDIADIVSKWTGIPVSNLQQSEREKLVYLEQVLHKRVIGQDMAVKSVADAIRRSRAGLSDPNRPIASFMFMGPTGVGKTELAKALAGYLFNTENAMVRIDMSEYMEKHAVSRLVGAPPGYVGYEEGGQLTEVVRRRPYSVILFDEIEKAHHDVFNILLQLLDDGRITDSQGRTVSFTNSVVIMTSNIGSHLILDTLRNTKDNRESVYDLMKRQVVELARQTFRPEFMNRIDEYIVFQPLDSKEISKIVEIQMNRVKERLKQKKIDLQYTKEALDLLATLGFDPNFGARPVKRVIQQLVENEIAMGVLRGDFKEDDSIIVDADASSELPPKNRLRVGKLESSSSSSAEAMVVND, encoded by the exons GCTAATCCATCAGAATACACTGAGATGGCATGGGAAGGAATTGTTGGTGCTGTTGATGCAGCACAAGTTAGTAAACAACAAATTGTGGAAACTGAGCATTTAATGAAAGCCCTCTTGGAGCAAAAGGATGGATTGGCTAGGAGAATATTTACGAAGGCTGGGGTTGACAATACATCAGTTTTGCAGGAAACAGATAACTTCATTTCCCAACAACCAAAA GTGACTGGTGATACAAGTGGCCCCAGAATGGGTTCACAGCTTGGTGCCTTATTAGACAACGCTCGTAAACATAAGAAAGAAATGGGAGATAATTTTGTTTCAGTAGAGCATCTTGTTTTAGCATTCCATTCGGATAAGAGGTTTGGCCAGCAGTTACTAAAGAGCCTTCACCTTAGTGAAAAAGATCTTAGGGATGCCATCCAAGCTGTTCGTGGAAGTCAGAGAGTACTTGATCAAA ATCCTGAGGGAAAATATGAGGCATTGGACAAATATGGGAATGACTTGACAGAACTTGCTAGGCGTGGCAAACTGGATCCTGTTATAGGTAGAGATGATGAAATTCGACGGTGTATCCAGATTTTATCAAGGAGAACAAAGAACAATCCAGTTATTATTGGTGAGCCTGGTGTAGGAAAAACTGCAATTGCTGAGGG GTTGGCCCAAAGAATTGTGCGTGGGGATGTGCCAGAACCTCTACTCAATCGAAAG CTAATTTCCCTAGACATGGGTTCATTGGTTGCTGGAACCAAATATCGTGGAGATTTTGAGGAAAGGTTAAAAGCTGTACTGAAGGAAGTTACTGCTTCAAATGGGcaaattattttattcattgATGAGATCCATACTGTTGTGGGCGCAG GGGCTACAAGTGGAGCAATGGATGCTGGGAACTTATTGAAACCAATGCTTGGACGAGGGGAACTCAGATGTATAGGAGCTACTACATTGAATGAGTACAGGAAATACATTGAGAAGGATGCAGCTCTAGAGCGCAGATTTCAACAAGTTTTTTGTGATCAACCATCTGTTGAAGACACAATATCCATTCTTCGTGGTCTTCGTGAGCGGTATGAGCTACATCATGGTGTTAAAATATCAGATAGTGCTCTTGTTTCAGCGGCAGTTCTTGCAGACAGATATCTCACAGAACGCTTTTTGCCTGATAAAG CCATCGATCTTGTTGATGAAGCAGCAGCAAAGCTTAAAATGGAGATTACTTCTAAGCCTACTGAACTGGATGAGATAGACAGAGCTGTTCTAAAATTGGAGATGGAGAAGCTATCTCTGAAAAATGACACTGATAAAGCATCCAAAGAGAGATTAAGCAAGCTTGACAGCGATTTGGATGAGCttaaacagaagcaaaaagcaCTAAACGAACAGTGGGATCGTGAGAAGGCCTTCATGACTCGGATACGATCAGTCAAAGAAGAG ATTGACAGAGTAAACCTAGAGATGGAAGCTGCGGAGCGGGATTATGATTTAAGTCGTGCTGCTGAGCTCAAATATGGAACTCTGATGGCTCTTCAACGCCAGTTAGAAGAGGCTGAGAAAAACCTTGCTGACTTTCAGAAGTCTGGAAAATCTTTGCTTCGAGAAGAGGTCACTGATCTCGATATTGCTGACATTGTAAGCAAATGGACTGGTATTCCTGTATCTAACCTCCAACAATCTGAAAGGGAGAAGTTAGTATATCTGGAACAGGTACTCCACAAGAGAGTAATTGGTCAAGATATGGCAGTAAAATCAGTGGCGGATGCAATACGTCGTTCAAGGGCAGGATTGTCCGATCCTAATCGTCCAATAGCTAGTTTCATGTTCATGGGTCCTACTGGGGTGGGCAAAACTGAGCTTGCTAAAGCATTGGCTGGTTATCTATTTAACACCGAAAATGCTATGGTAAGAATTGATATGAGTGAATATATGGAAAAGCATGCTGTTTCACGCCTGGTTGGGGCTCCACCAGGTTATGTTGGATATGAAGAAGGAGGTCAGCTCACTGAAGTCGTTCGTCGAAGGCCGTATTCTGTAATATTGTTTGATGAAATCGAGAAAGCTCATCATGATGTCTTCAATATTCTGTTACAGCTGTTGGATGATGGAAGGATAACTGATTCGCAAGGAAGGACTGTTAGTTTTACAAACTCTGTTGTCATTATGACTTCTAACATCGGTTCCCATCTTATACTTGATACTCTTCGCAATACAAAGGACAACAGGGAATCTGTTTATGATCTCATGAAACGGCAAGTTGTTGAGTTGGCTAGGCAAACTTTCCGCCCGGAATTCATGAATCGAATTGATGAATATATCGTTTTCCAGCCTCTGGACTCCAAAGAAATTAGCAAAATTGTTGAGATACAG ATGAACCGGGTAAAAGAGAGGCTGAAACAGAAGAAGATTGATCTTCAGTACACCAAGGAAGCTCTCGATCTTCTAGCAACATTGGGTTTCGACCCGAATTTCGGAGCAAGGCCAGTGAAGCGTGTGATACAGCAACTGGTTGAGAATGAGATTGCAATGGGTGTATTGAGGGGAGACTTCAAGGAGGATGATTCAATTATTGTGGATGCTGATGCATCATCTGAATTACCTCCTAAGAACCGGTTGCGGGTTGGGAAGTTAGAAAGCAGCAGCAGCTCCTCGGCGGAAGCTATGGTCGTCAATGACTAA